The Streptomyces tubercidicus DNA segment TCCCACTATCACTTCGCCGAGGTCAACCCGGGGCTGAAGGTCCTCAGGGTCGAGGTCCCTTCCGGTCCGGAGCTGGAGCCGCCCCAGGAGCTCAAGGACTGTGAGGCGGCGCGGATGCGGCGGCTGAACATCGCCGCGGGTACGTCTGTGCGCTTCGAGCCGGGCGACGAGTGCTGCGTCGAGTTGGTGGAGATCCGGGGAGACCGACAGGTCAAGGGACTGCGCGAGGAGACACACCAGTGAGCAACAACCAGACCACCCTGTCGAGCGGCAGGTCGGCGAGTTCCCCGGAGAACTCGGCGGCGAGCAACGTGCTGAAGCGGACCGAGTACGCCACTCTGTACGGGCCCACCACCAAGGACCGCGTCCGCCTGGCCGACACCGCTCTGACCGTCGAGATCGAGGCTGACTGGAGCGGCGGGCCGAAGCACAGCGGAAACGAGATGATCTTCGGCGGCGGAAAGGTGATCCGCGAGTCGATGGGCATGTCCCACATCCCCAGGGACGGGGATGCCGAAGGCCGCAAGCCCGTGGACACGGTCATCACCGGTGCGCTGATCCTCGACTGGTGGGGTGTGGTCAAGGCCGACGTCGGGCTCCGCGATGGTGAGATCGTCGCCATCGGCAAGGCGTACAACCCCGAGACGATGGACCCGATCCCGGACGACGCGTTCGAGATGCCGACTCGTACGTCCCCGAGCGACAAGCTGCCGGTGCAGCCGACGAACTTCGTGGTCGGTCCGAGCACCGAGGTCATCTCCGGCAACGGGCGGATCCTCACCGCGGGCGGCGTGGACACCCACGTCCATTTCATCTGCCCGGAGCAGATCCACGAGGCCCTCGCCTCGGGCGTGACCACGCTCATCGGCGGCGGCACCGGTCCCGCCGAGGGCAGCACGGCCACCACGGTGACCCCGGGCGAGTGGCACATCAGCCGGGTCTTCGAGAGCCTGGACGCGTACCCGGTCAACATCGGCCTGCTCGGCAAGGGCAGCACCGTGAACGCGGATGCCCTCAACGAACAGGTCGACGCCGGGGTCATCGGCTTCAAGGTCCACGAGGACTGGGGGGCCACGCCCGCTGTGATCGAGGCGGCGCTGGACGTGTGTGAGAGCCGTAAGGTCCAACTGGCCCTGCATGCGGACTCACTGAACGAATCCGGGTTCCTGGACAGCACTCGCAACGCCTTCACAAAGGACGGCAAGGAGCGCTCGGTCCACATCTTCCACGTCGAGGGCGCCGGCGGTGGCCACGCCCCGGACATGATCGAGCTGGTCAAAGAGAGGAACGTGCTGCCCGCTTCGACCAACCCGACCCGCCCCCTGACGGTGAACACCGTCAAGGAACACATCGACATGATGGTGGTCTGCCACCACCTCAACCCCGACATTCCGGCGGACATGGCCTTCGCCGACTCCCGCATCCGGCCGTCCACCATGGCCGCCGAGGACCTGCTCCACGACATGGGCGCCATCTCGATGATGTCCTCCGACGCCCAGGCGATGGGACGCATCGGCGAGATGGTCATGCGCACCTGGCAGACCGCGCACGTCATGAAATCCCGCTACGGCCCTCTGAAGGAGGACCTCGAAAGCGCGAAGGTCCGCCCGATCGCCGACGACACCGACCACTCGCACAACGCAGACAGGCTGATCCCGAACGACAACTACCGGGCGCGCCGCTACGTCGCCAAGTACACGGTCAACCCGGCGATCACGCACGGCATCGACAGTCACGTCGGTTCTGTGGAGACCGGGAAGCTCGCCGACCTGGTGCTCTGGGAGCCGAAGTTCTTCGGCGTCAAGATGCACATGGTCCTCAAGGGCGGGCAGCTCGCGTATGCGCAGGTGGGCGACGCCAACGCGTCGATCACGACACCGCAG contains these protein-coding regions:
- the ureC gene encoding urease subunit alpha is translated as MLKRTEYATLYGPTTKDRVRLADTALTVEIEADWSGGPKHSGNEMIFGGGKVIRESMGMSHIPRDGDAEGRKPVDTVITGALILDWWGVVKADVGLRDGEIVAIGKAYNPETMDPIPDDAFEMPTRTSPSDKLPVQPTNFVVGPSTEVISGNGRILTAGGVDTHVHFICPEQIHEALASGVTTLIGGGTGPAEGSTATTVTPGEWHISRVFESLDAYPVNIGLLGKGSTVNADALNEQVDAGVIGFKVHEDWGATPAVIEAALDVCESRKVQLALHADSLNESGFLDSTRNAFTKDGKERSVHIFHVEGAGGGHAPDMIELVKERNVLPASTNPTRPLTVNTVKEHIDMMVVCHHLNPDIPADMAFADSRIRPSTMAAEDLLHDMGAISMMSSDAQAMGRIGEMVMRTWQTAHVMKSRYGPLKEDLESAKVRPIADDTDHSHNADRLIPNDNYRARRYVAKYTVNPAITHGIDSHVGSVETGKLADLVLWEPKFFGVKMHMVLKGGQLAYAQVGDANASITTPQPFLPRAVWGSTGRSPLSNSYNFVAPGVADTLNSRVVTVQDSSGNVTEMKIGGLGLTKKFVDISTSIRDVTKADMKLNDMVPESLNVDHNSFEVTIGGATTGDARTEINGATVPRTYVSEVPMAQRYFLF